From one Phoenix dactylifera cultivar Barhee BC4 unplaced genomic scaffold, palm_55x_up_171113_PBpolish2nd_filt_p 000204F, whole genome shotgun sequence genomic stretch:
- the LOC120105138 gene encoding uncharacterized protein LOC120105138, whose protein sequence is MLPFPPISFPSMTNAPSEVSTSPTMGNCVALPTTSLETRFLPVESSSFKLPSPPPSWPSGGGFGKGIIDLGGLEVCQVSTFAKVWATHEGGQDDSGATVFVPSPIPTGFSVLGCYAQPNNRPLFGWVLVGRDTSCEGTLAKPVDYTLLWSSESSNIKQDGNGYFWLPAPPEGYKAVGLLVTNSSEKPSLDEVRCVRADLTDACEDEELIWDKDGFGVSGLRPAERGIQALGVWVGTFKAQANGSPGSSTVACLKNKDSNFDYSMPNLGQIQAIMQAYSPVIYLHPDEEFLPSSISWFFDNGALLYEKGNPNPAPIASNGSNLPQGGSNDGAYWMDLPADGRQKDEVKKGDIPSSKVYLHVKPMLGATFTDIAIWIFYPFNGPAKAKVGPINLSLGRIGEHVSDWEHVTLRVSNFSGELWRVYFSEHSAGTWVEASQLEFEGGNKPVVYSSLHGHANYSKAGLVLEGNSTSGIGIRNDTAKGKNRMDTGERFEVVAAEYMGSAVTEPPWLNYEREWGPKITYNVAKEINKVAKLLPGKLKAALRKMVERLPDEVLGEEGPTGPKMKSNWYTDER, encoded by the exons ATGCTTCCGTTCCCACCTATATCCTTTCCTTCCATGACTAATGCCCCTTCAGAAGTCTCAACTTCTCCGACCATGGGAAACTGCGTTGCGCTCCCCACCACCTCCTTGGAAACGAGGTTTCTGCCCGTTGAGTCTTCTTCCTTCAAGCTGCCCTCTCCACCACCATCTTGGCCATCAG GTGGCGGATTTGGCAAGGGGATCATAGATCTTGGAGGCCTAGAGGTCTGCCAAGTCTCTACGTTCGCAAAGGTGTGGGCTACTCACGAAGGAGGCCAAGATGACAGTGGTGCTACCGTCTTCGTGCCCTCGCCGATCCCCACCGGCTTCTCTGTTCTAGGCTGCTACGCCCAACCCAACAACCGGCCTCTCTTCGGCTGGGTCCTCGTCGGAAGGGACACGAGCTGTGAAGGAACCCTCGCGAAGCCCGTGGACTACACGCTCCTGTGGAGCAGCGAGTCTTCCAACATTAAGCAAGATGGCAATGGCTACTTCTGGCTACCAGCACCACCCGAAGGCTATAAAGCCGTTGGCCTCCTTGTCACAAACTCGTCGGAGAAGCCATCCCTAGACGAAGTCCGGTGCGTCCGTGCCGACCTCACCGACGCATGCGAGGACGAGGAATTGATATGGGACAAGGATGGATTCGGTGTCAGTGGCCTGAGGCCAGCCGAAAGGGGCATCCAAGCCCTTGGCGTGTGGGTGGGAACGTTCAAGGCCCAAGCCAATGGTTCTCCCGGCTCTTCCACCGTAGCTTGTCTGAAGAACAAAGACTCCAACTTCGACTACTCCATGCCCAACCTCGGCCAGATTCAAGCCATAATGCAAGCCTACTCCCCAGTGATCTACTTGCACCCGGATGAGGAGTTTCTCCCCTCCTCGATAAGCTGGTTCTTCGACAACGGCGCGCTGCTCTACGAGAAAGGGAACCCAAATCCCGCTCCAATCGCATCGAATGGCTCGAACCTCCCCCAGGGAGGCTCGAACGATGGCGCCTACTGGATGGACCTTCCCGCGGACGGCAGACAGAAAGATGAAGTTAAGAAAGGCGATATCCCGAGCTCGAAGGTCTATCTCCATGTCAAGCCGATGCTCGGTGCGACGTTCACAGACATAGCTATATGGATCTTTTATCCCTTCAATGGGCCTGCAAAGGCTAAGGTGGGGCCAATCAACCTCTCATTAGGGAGGATAGGCGAGCATGTGAGTGATTGGGAGCATGTCACCTTGAGGGTGAGCAATTTTAGTGGGGAACTATGGAGGGTCTACTTCTCGGAGCACAGCGCTGGAACTTGGGTGGAGGCCTCACAGCTAGAGTTCGAAGGAGGGAACAAGCCTGTGGTCTATTCTTCGCTGCATGGCCATGCTAATTATTCAAAGGCAGGACTAGTCCTAGAAGGGAATTCTACGTCTGGGATTGGTATAAGGAATGACACTGCGAAAGGGAAGAATAGGATGGACACTGGGGAGAGGTTTGAGGTGGTGGCGGCGGAATACATGGGGTCCGCGGTCACGGAGCCGCCATGGCTAAACTACGAGCGGGAGTGGGGTCCGAAGATCACCTACAACGTTGCGAAGGAGATCAACAAGGTGGCGAAGCTGCTACCTGGGAAGCTCAAGGCTGCACTGAGGAAGATGGTCGAGAGACTCCCTGATGAAGTGCTAGGGGAGGAAGGGCCTACAGGACCAAAGATGAAGAGCAATTGGTACACGGATGAACGTTAA
- the LOC120105150 gene encoding importin-5-like: MDHHQQQQLAAILGADPAPFEALIARLMSSANDQRSQAESLFHLCRDLHPDALAAKLATLLHSSPHLEIRAMSAILLRKLLTRDSSPSPAAGDSSSPSYLWPRLSPASQASLKSLLLASVQREDVKSIAKKLCDTVSELAAGLLPDDAWPELLPFMFQSVTSDNPRLQESALLIFSQLAQYIGDTLLPHLPTLHSVLLSSLSHPTSADVRIAALGAAINLVQCLPSAADRDRFGDLLPAMMRTLTESLNSGKEATAQEALELLIELAGSEPRFLRRQLPDVVGAMLQIAEADRLEEGTRHLAVEFVITLAEARERAPGMMRRLPQFIGRLFAVLMKMLLDIEDEPAWHSAEAEDEDAGETSNYSVAQECLDRLSIALGGNTIVPVASELLPAYLAAPEWQKHHAALITLAQIAEGCSKVMIKNLEQVVNMVLNSFQDPHPRVRWAAINAIGQLSTDLGPDLQVQYHQRVLPALASAMDDFQNPRVQAHAASAVLNFSENCTPDILSPYLDGIVSKLLVLLQNGKQMVQEGALTALASVADSSQEQFQKYYDVVMPYLKAILMNATDKSKRMLRAKSMECISLVGMAVGKEKFRDDARQVMEVLMTLQGSQMETDDPITSYMLQAWARLCKCLGQDFLPYMSVVMPPLLQSAQLKPDVTITSVDSDEDIEESDDESIETITLGDKRIGIRTSVLEEKATACNMLCCYADELKEGFYPWIDQVAPTLVPLLKFYFHEEVRKAAVSAMPELLRAAKLAVEKGLTQGRNESYVKQLSDYIIPSLIEALHKEPETEICACMLDSLNECLQLSGPLLDEGQVRSIVDEIKHVVTTSTTRKRERAERTRAEDFDAEEGELLKEENEQEEEVFDQVGDCLGTLIKTFKASFLPFFDELAMYITPMLGKDKTAEERRIAICIFDDVAEQCREAALRYYDTYLPFLLEACNDGNADVRQAAVYGVGVCAEFGGSVFRPLVGEALSRLNNVIRHSNALDSDNVMAYDNAVSALGKICQFHRDGIDAAQVVPAWLNCLPIKGDLIEAKVVHEQLCSMVERSDRELLGPNNQYLPKIISVFAEVLCAGRDLATEQTAGRMINLLRQLQQTLPPSVLASTWSSLQPQQQLALQSVLSS, translated from the exons ATGGACCaccaccagcagcagcagctggCGGCGATCCTCGGCGCCGACCCAGCGCCCttcgaggctctcatcgcccGGCTGATGTCCTCCGCCAATGACCAGCGATCGCAGGCGGAGTCCCTCTTCCACCTCTGCCGCGACCTCCACCCCGACGCCCTCGCCGCCAAACTCGCTACCCTCCTCCACTCCTCCCCCCACCTCGAGATCCGCGCCATGTCCGCCATCCTTCTCCGGAAACTCCTCACCCGCgactcctccccctcccccgccGCCGGCGACTCCTCCTCGCCGTCCTACCTCTGGCCTCGCCTATCCCCGGCCTCCCAGGCCTCGCTTAAGTCCCTCCTTCTCGCTTCCGTCCAGCGAGAGGACGTCAAGTCCATCGCCAAGAAGCTCTGCGACACCGTCTCCGAGCTCGCCGCCGGCCTCCTCCCCGATGACGCCTGGCCCGAGCTCCTCCCCTTCATGTTCCAGTCCGTCACCTCCGACAACCCCCGCCTCCAGGAATCGGCCCTCCTCATCTTCTCccagctcgcccagtacattgGCGACACCCTCCTCCCCCACCTCCCCACCCTCCACTCcgtcctcctctcctccctctcccaccCCACCTCCGCCGATGTCCGGATCGCCGCCCTCGGCGCCGCCATCAATCTCGTCCAGTGCCTCCCCTCGGCTGCCGACCGCGACCGCTTCGGCGACCTCCTCCCCGCCATGATGCGCACCCTCACCGAGTCCCTCAACTCCGGTAAGGAGGCCACCGCCCAGGAGGCCCTCGAGCTCCTCATCGAGCTCGCCGGCTCCGAGCCGCGCTTCCTCCGCCGCCAGCTCCCGGACGTCGTCGGCGCCATGCTCCAGATCGCCGAGGCCGATCGCCTTGAGGAGGGCACTCGCCACCTTGCTGTCGAGTTTGTGATCACGCTTGCAGAGGCGCGGGAGCGCGCCCCAGGGATGATGCGCCGGCTCCCTCAGTTTATCGGGCGGCTGTTTGCCGTGCTGATGAAGATGCTGCTCGACATCGAGGACGAGCCCGCCTGGCACAGCGCGGAGGCTGAGGATGAGGATGCTGGGGAGACCAGCAACTACAGCGTCGCCCAGGAGTGCCTCGACCGTCTCTCCATCGCCCTCGGAGGGAATACCATTGTGCCGGTCGCGTCTGAACTGCTCCCAGCGTACCTGGCCGCCCCCGAGTGGCAGAAGCACCATGCTGCCCTCATCACTCTTGCCCAGATTGCTGAAGGTTGCTCGAAG GTGATGATTAAGAACCTGGAGCAAGTGGTGAACATGGTCCTCAATTCATTCCAAGATCCCCATCCCCGTGTGCGCTGGGCGGCCATAAATGCTATTGGGCAGTTGTCTACGGATTTGGGGCCAGATTTGCAAGTCCAATATCACCAGAGGGTGTTGCCTGCATTGGCATCGGCGATGGATGACTTCCAGAATCCCCGTGTTCAG GCGCATGCTGCTTCAGCAGTCTTGAATTTCAGTGAGAATTGCACACCAGATATTTTGTCACCTTACTTGGATGGAATTGTTAGCAAGTTGCTTGTACTCTTGCAG AATGGGAAGCAGATGGTGCAAGAGGGAGCTTTGACAGCTTTAGCATCAGTTGCTGATTCGTCACAG GAacaattccaaaaatattatgATGTTGTTATGCCTTATCTCAAAGCTATTTTAATGAATGCAACTGACAAGTCCAAACGGATGCTTCGTGCCAAGTCTATGGAGTGCATAAGTTTGGTTGGAATGGCTGTGGGCAAGGAGAAATTTAGGGATGATGCTAGACAG GTAATGGAAGTGCTGATGACATTGCAAGGATCTCAAATGGAGACAGATGACCCAATAACAAGTTATATGCTGCAG GCCTGGGCCAGACTATGCAAGTGCTTAGGACAGGATTTTCTTCCATACATGAGTGTTGTAATGCCTCCATTGCTTCAGTCTGCTCAGTTGAAGCCTGACGTAACCATTACCTCTGTGGATTCTGATGAGGATATAGAAGAATCAGATGATGAAAG CATCGAAACCATCACTCTTGGTGATAAAAGGATTGGTATTCGGACTAGTGTGCTGGAGGAGAAAGCCACAGCTTGTAACATGCTCTGTTGTTATGCTGATGAACTCAAGGAGGGTTTCTACCCATGGATCGATCAG GTTGCTCCTACTTTAGTACCGCTTCTCAAATTTTATTTCCATGAAGAAGTCAGGAAGGCTGCTGTTTCTG CCATGCCAGAACTACTTCGCGCAGCAAAGCTAGCTGTGGAGAAAGGGCTGACTCAGGGTCGTAATGAATCATATGTTAAGCAGTTGTCTGACTATATAATTCCATCTCTCATTGAAGCTTTGCATAAG GAGCCTGAAACAGAAATTTGTGCATGCATGTTGGATTCATTGAATGAGTGTTTACAG cTCTCCGGACCACTTCTTGATGAAGGCCAGGTGAGAAGTATAGTGGATGAGATCAAGCATGTGGTTACAACAAGCACAACTAGGAAAAGAGAAAGGGCAGAAAGGACAAGGGCAGAGGACTTTGACGCTGAGGAAGGAGAATTGCTTAAAGAGGAAaatgaacaagaggaagaagtcttTGACCAG GTTGGTGATTGCTTGGGCACTTTGATCAAAACATTCAAGGCTTCTTTCCTGCCATTCTTTGATGAACTTGCTATGTATATAACACCAATGTTG GGAAAGGATAAAACAGCTGAGGAGAGAAGAATTGCCATTTGCATTTTTGATGACGTTGCAGAACAATGTCGAGAAGCCGCTCTGAG ATATTATGATACTTATCTTCCTTTTCTATTAGAAGCATGCAATGATGGGAATGCGGATGTTAGACAG GCTGCTGTTTATGGAGTTGGTGTTTGTGCTGAATTTGGTGGCTCTGTGTTCCGACCGCTTGTTGGAG AAGCTCTCTCAAGGCTAAATAATGTTATTAGACATTCTAATGCACTGGATTCAGACAATGTGATGGCATATGACAATGCTGTTTCAGCtctcggaaaaatttgtcagtTCCACAGGGATGGTATTGATGCAGCTCAG